The region CATGGGATGGTGGCCGTTACGCATTGCCGTTTGGATTGTAATTATTCTTAATATCTGCGGAAATCTCGCCGTCATTGTCTCCTTCGTATCGGCCTATCGACGCTTCAACGCCGTGCGTCTTCTTCTCACAAACATGGCTTTTGCGGATTTATGTATGGGCTTGTATCTTTTCAcaattgccgtcgccgacgcggcgacgttcaATGAGTACGTCAATCACGCGGTGGAATGGAAAACGGGAGGCGGTTGCGCATTCGCCGGCTTTCTAACCGTTTTCGCTAGCGAATTATCACTTTACACACTCGTCACAATAACGGTCGAACGACTCTATCGTTTACACTACGCAATGTATGCAAAACGAATTAACATGAAACAGGCTTCCGTTGTTGTTCTTATTGGGTGGATCTTCGCTACGCTCATGGCTCTTCTGCCTCTTGTTGGCGTCAGTGACTACACCGTTAGTGCCATATGTCTTCCTTTTGATATTGAAGGCGGTGGCTTGGGCTATGTGACCTTTCTCTTGATTATCAACGGTCTCGCTTTTCTGCTCATTCTTCTCGCCTACGTCTACTTGTTCTACAGCGTAACGGGCGGACAATTTCAATCTCGCAAACAGGAAGCGTCTGTTTTTCGACGAATGGCTATTCTTGTCACTGTCGACTTTCTCTGTTGGTGTCCTATCATTATTATTggtctcgtcgccgctcacGGCGGCGTTCCTATTTCTCTCGGAGCGGCCAAAGTGATCATGGTTTTTATCTATCCGCTCAACGCCTGCGCCAATCCGTTTCTCTACGCTATATTCACGCGTCAATTCAAACGcgattttttcgaattttggTTCGTTCGTTGCGGTCTTTTCGAGGCGCAGTATCGGAAGGTTTTGGCGCGCAGTCAACCGTCGGTGCGACGCGGTACGCAAACGTCGCGAATCGGATCGTCGGAAAGTCGTAGAGGAAAACGCGTGCGCCGACCCGATAGGCCGTCCCAATGGTCCATGGGAACGAATTTGTCATTGGCTCcgatgtcgtcgaaaatTGATTCGGAGCATAGCGGAACGGATGTTTTTGATAATTCTAATCATCACGATAATGATGGGGAtcacgagaaaaagagaaaggtcAATTTTACAGACGTTGGACACGCTGACGTCTGAGAAAGAAATGCGCACTTGACTAGCCAATTATTTATCTCATCACGTGCTGTCTAGTTTTTAGATATTAGATATTAGATCATAGATACCCCGAGGCGCCGGGACATCGTTAGGGAGGGAGTCTACGGGCTTCCGTCGTCACGTGGTCGTGTTCTATCATCCTTTCGCTAGTGTAAGGGGAGAAAAGGGATCGAAAGTCGGCGAATTGTCATCGAAACGTGGCTAGAATGGCCGCGGGACGGGCAGCGATCTCGAGAAGGAACCCGGAAAACGACTTCGACCTTCTGAAGAGGATCGGGGGCGGCACGTACGGCGAAGTTTACAAGGTaacgcgttcgacgaagcaTTTTGCGACACTGCGAGCTCATACGGGGCATCCCTTGCAGGCTAAAGTCATCAAAAGTGGACAGCTTTCTGCGCTGAAGATCATCAAAATCGAACCGGGTACGAGAGGGCGCGATGGGCGATGCGCTCGGCGTCTATTcgtgcgattgtgacgtcgtttgcgcGCGTTTTTAGGGGGTGGGGCCTCTTTCGAGGAAACCGCGAacgcttttctctctctctaggaGACGACTTCGCAATTATTCAGCAGGAAATCACCGTTCTTCAAGATTGCGAGCACAGCAATATCGTCGCCTATTTCGGTTCCTATCTCCGGTAATGTTTCAATAAATCGCGATGGGCGTGGTCGCGATTATACGGGGCCACCACTTCAGAAATGACCGACTTTGGATTGCCATGGAATTTTGCGGCGGCGGTTCCCTCCAAGACATTTATCACagtaaagaaataaaaaataaaattgagaaTGTTTTTAGACATACGGGACTTTAGTTACTGGGGGTTTGAATGAGTTGCAAATTGCCTACGTTTGTGGCGAAACGTTGAAGGTAGAGAAATATCGATTagaaagaaataattttaatttattaattagggaCTCGAATATTTGCACGGGAAAAATATAATTCATCGCGATATCAAAGGCGCCAATATTTTATTGACGTCAGACGGTCTAGTGAAACTTGGTATGTGAAAAATGGGGGCGTGGTTAAGAGAAAATaatcgtttttcgttcttaGCCGATTTTGGAATTGCTGCTCAAATTTCTGCTACAGTGGGAAAACGGAAATCGTTTATTGGAACTCCTTATTGGTCAGtacataattaaattaattaattaattaattaaattatttaggATGGCTCCGGAAGTGGCTGCTGTGGATAAGAAGGGATCTTCGGCTGGATATGATCACAAGGTCaatattgattaattaaattattattgattattgatttattttttagtgtGATATTTGGGCTGTTGGGATCACTGCTATTGAATTGGCTGAAACGCAGCCTCCCATGTTTGATCTTCATCCAATGaggttatttatttatttatttatttatttatttattctttttataaGGGCTTTGTATTTGATGACGAAACGCGATTTTCGCGCTCCCACTTTGACGCGAAAGGGAAAATGGTCCAAAGAATTTCACGAATTTTTGAGACTGAGCCTCGTCAAAGATCCGCGCAAACGACCGTCGGCAAAAGAAATGTGtcaggtaagaaaaatcacaataaataaatcaatacaaaTTAACTAGATTCTCGTTCTTCTAGTATATTTTCGTCAAACGTCCTCTGACAAAAGAACTCATGATCAATCTCCTCCGGGTGTCCATGAACCCGGATGACATTGAACCAGCAGTCCCGGATGAACCAACGGAacccgacgaagacgacgaagaaacgagcggttcgacgtcgcttaGCGGACCGCGACGCATTGCCTCGCAACGCCACGCCCTTCAAAACATCTCCCGGCAACCGTCTCAACCCTCGGAGTTAGAACGGCTTCGTTTTACTCCTCCCGTGTCCCGTATGGCAGCATCCGCTGTCCCGGAGGAACCAATGTCTCCTCCCCCGATTCCAACGAAACAGCAACAACCAACGGctgccccgcccccgcctcCTACCACCGCCCCCGCGCCGGAGCCTCCGCGGCTTCCTCCGCGTTCCGTAAAGGGTCCAAGGCCTCCAGCTGGGCCAAATCCTTATACGGAAGAGCAGCCGCCCAAAGTGCCGGTCAGAAGGTCGTCCACGCGCGCTAGGCCTCCAGTTGAGCCTCCACCTGtattttaattcaattaaataaattaattgaattatgtAATTTTATTCTATTAGTTGCCTAGTCATACTTCTaaggcgccgccgccgggaCGAGGAAAATCCGTTTCCAATGGCAACGTCAAAGCGTCCAAAGTTCACACGTCCTTCACGAAAATTTTCAGCGGTTGCCCAGTGAAAATTCACTGCGCGTCCAGCTGGATCGAACCCACCACAAAGggtataaaaaatcaataggatAAATAGAATCTCCCTCCATAACCCTATCTCTCTttttatctaaaaaaagaccaGTACATTATCTTGGGAGCGTCCGAGGGTCTCTACTCTCTCAACGCGTCCAAACCGGAAGCGACCATGGAACAAGTGATAATGAAAATAGTcgattaatttatttaatctaaCGCGCGTGGGGTGGGGGCGTGTCAGTTATTGCCAAGGCCTTGCACATACATCTACGTAATGGCAAATGTTCTCGTGACAATTGCGGGACGCAATCAGCATCTCTGCATGACGAATCTTCTCGATGCACAGAACCGTGATCCGGGACCTCGTCTCGTCAGGcacgaaaaacaaataaaaattatatataccctacttatttatttatttattcagacGTAAAACGGGTCACACGATCAAAGTGCAAGAATCCAAAGCGTGCATGAAATGCTGCGTTGGTAtagggagaaaaaaatcaataatgatTATCGCGATTTTTAattgttatttattttttgctgtCCAGCTCGAAATCCGTTTTCGGAGCAGCAATATCTGTGCGCGGCGACGCCCAATAAGATTATTCTAATGCAGTGGTATCAGCCCATGCAGAAATTCCTCATGGTCAAtgtaaatattttatttagaaaatttaattattatcaTTTTATTTTCGTGGATATTTGATTAGACGTATAATTACGCCGTTCCCACGCCATTGGATATTTTTGAACCGGTCGTAACGCGCGATCAGGAGTATCCACTCCTCACTGTATCCGTTTATGAAGAGTAAGAGAACATAatcataattaattaattaattaatttatttatttatttgcgtTGTAGTCAGGACGACAGTCGTAATCTTCACTTTGAAATGATAAATTTGAGTTCCTCTACGAATTGGTATCCACAACCGTATCCGGGACGACTTCTCGAGCCCAAAACCGTGTGTCAACTTGAAAAGGATACCGTCTTGGTTTGTTACGAAAGTATGAATAAAtccaataaatcaataacgatAATAGCGAGGGAGATGggctaataataataataatgatcaCGTGTCTGTCTAGATGTATGTAAGTTTGTTACAATTCAAGGCCAATTGAAGCCGGACACGCGCCAATTGTCGCAAGTCGAATTCGATCACGACGCTCAAGCAATAGGcaatagaaaaatcaataattaattattttatataTACATAGTTTTTCCCAGTTTGTCTCCATGGTAGCGTGCTTAGTTTTTACGAGCAAGGAATGCAAGGAAAGAGTCTACTAACGGGAGAAGTGATTTTTTAATAGAGAATAATATAAATTAGTCACGTTGCTTTtaaggtgacgtcacaaattaTTGATAGGCATAAGAAATTTAGACTTCTCGGCTCGGATAAGTAATATTGATATTtcatcatttaattaatgaattaattttgtgTGTGTCCAAGGGTTATTATAATTGAAAGCCGTCCTGTTGAGGAACCGGATGCAGTTTCCAATCTCTACATTTTATCCGGAACTGAAGCGCGTTagagattattattattggtGATTTGAtgttttcggttttttccCCCCTCTCGCTCATTTCTCtgtcctcttctctctctttccttGCAACAGTGTAGCTAGATGGACTTGCCAAGGGCTTTTTTTGAATATACGTATACTCAATTATATATATCTTCAAGAAAAACCTTCAGTACCCAATAGCTACCTAATCTCTCTCCTCAATCAATCAGTCAATCaaacatttaattaattccttCCTTAATTTAACGTGACTTTGCTTTTTTCAGCTAATAGAGGGAAGATGATCCATTTTCCTCTTATGATCTTCTTTACGTTCTATTTCAAAAacgtaagaaagaaaaccttattaattaattaagaaattaATTCTAATTATTGCCTGGATGAGGTGAATGGCTTTCGGACAACTGTGGCAACTTGGGCCCCTCTACGTGCGACGGAGCAGGGGCTACACGCTGAGACGACTTTGAAACGACGCCTTTATGCTTTAGAGGAGACAAAACAAAAGGTAAGCCACGCCCCTGGGCCCCCCTTAGTTCCCTAGGAGACCTTTCTCTGTTTTCGCGCGTCCCTTTCCAGTAGAAGCTATTAGACAAACTTAGGTTATATAATATAGGCGTGGGGATCTCTTACTTCTAAGTCGGGCAccgtttcttctctaaatCCATCAAAATAAACGTGTTTTAATAAATCCAAACAAGTTGGTCGAGCGCTCGGCTCGAGTCTTAGACAACTCTATAAAAtcaatgattaattaattaattaattaattaattaattaattaatgacttGCCTTCATAAAACTCATAATTTCCGGCGACGCTTTGGGAAATCGTATTTCTAAGGGATCGGTTTTTTTGGGCTGGGGAATTTTCACGCCTttgaaaaacgaattcgTGCTAAATATGTGTAAATGACGCGGAATTAGTTCTCCTataatagagagagaaaaagataagCGAGATTTTAAACTTCTCCATAAAAGAAGTCTCACCGACAGTTTTCCGTATTAGAAACAATTGATCCACATCCGATTTTCCCTGAAGCAAAGCCTGCCCATTGAGTAGCTCAGCAAAAACGCAACCTTGAGATAAAATAAGAATACCCTATCATATATAAAGAGAAATCTTCTGCGCACCTATTGCCCATACGTCGACGGCCGGACCATATTGCGTATCTCCCACTAATAGTTCCGGGGCTCTGTACCAGCGTGTTGCAACATAGTCAGTGTATTCACCGCCTGGGCCCGCTGTAGATCAGAGATAATAGTTATAGTGATAAGATTGGACCTATAGATGGGTAGGGGACTAATTTGCTACTATTGGGGCGATGCAGATGGAGTTGCGCTTTTGATAAGGAATTCGATAAGTAGGGCTATTCGAGGCCGTTTTTTCCTTACTTAGAATTCGCGCAAATCCGAAGTCGCACAGTTTCACTATGCCCACTTTTGTAACGAGAATATTCTcgggtttgacgtcacgatgaaTACACTAAAGAGATGATAAAAAGTGGGAGGGGACTGAAAACCATGTATCTCCTTACATTGTGACTGTGGCAAAAATGAACGGCCTGTAGCACTTGccaaattattttcttaaCCATAACGGGTACGAGTCTAATTGGGCAATGTGTGATAAGATTTAGAGAAAGGGAGGGGCGTCTGCATGGATTTCTACCCCGTGGGATGGGCCTCGATTTCGTTCAAAACCGTATGATCGCAATACTCGAAAACGAGATGCAACTTTCGCTTGCGTCGAAACACTTCGATTAAATTGACGAGATTTCCGTGCTTTAGTTGctaaggaagaaaaaaatgaaaacacGTACGAGGGGGCGGGCCGCGGGCCGGGGTCCTCGCGGATCGCGCAGAGGACATTGCCCGTTTTCCCCCTCCCTTACTCGCAACATTCGTATCTCTCGCATGGCAATTTTCTTGATAATGGGATCGTCTTCGctctcgacgaatttctttaTAGCGACCGTTTGACCCGTTTCGCGATTTCGACATTTGAAGACGACACCGTACGATCCTTCGCCGATTTTTCCCAATTTTTCGTACTTTTCCATCGGCGacattttcgtcgtcgccgccatATCCGATCCGAGTAGATATAGCTACGCTGTTGCTACCTCGCAACGCCCTAGCAACATAAGGAACGCCCCGGACGATCGCGAGCTTCGCTTTTTCGGGGGAGAGAAAAGGGAAAGCGCTCGCTCTAGGATTCTCTCCGCCTGGTGGGAACGGGCTGCTCCGGGGAGATCTGCGTTGCTATGGCGACGCTAACGAAAcagtgtgacgtcaatgccgGTTAACCGCAAGAGGAGATTACAGTTTCTCGTCTCggtcgatcgacgatcgagacgtttgtcgttctttcttcCGTCTGTTTTCCTTCAAGTGTTGTGGGTGAGGGCGTGGCTGTTCTGGGAAGTTCGACCCCCCCCTTTCCGCGTTTATGGTGGGTTCGTGACGTAATATCGCACGTGCGACCTTTTCATCTCGTCGTGTCTTAGGGGTGGAGTGCACAGTACGGATCTGAGCGAGCTACGCGACGCACGGCTTGAGATGTTGcgagttttcttctttgttctgATTGCGACTGGAACTGCTATTGGACTCTCTCAAGTGGACGACAGTCAATGCCATGGCCTCTTGGACTGGACGATCGTAAAACCCAAAGCTCATTTGGGTGACTCACCTTTTAATTCCCAAACGGTGGCTCTGAATGCAGTTGACGGAGTCGTTCCGGGAAATGGAGAGTTCAATAAATGCGCAATTACAAAAGATTACGGCACGCCAGAGAAGAAATCTCTGACTATTGATCTTCACCGGACTTATCTGATATCATCAATAAAAACGTACCTGAGGCAAAACCATAGAGCTGCCTGGCAGAATGGGCTTAGAGTCTATGTTGGACCAAACAATAATACCCATGAAGGAAATACTCAGTGTGGATTAGCATACACCTACCAAAATGAGAATCATGGACCTGTATTTAACTGTTCGCCTCCAGTTAGAGGACGATTTGTATTTCTTCTCAAAAGCAATACCAGGAGGTTCGGTGTGCAGGTGTGTGAAGTTGCAGTGAAAGGTGAGCACATACTCATTGCATTCGATTTCATTTTATGTTATtgattaatattatttagtGGTGACATTTGACCggcttccttctcttccaaaCGCTTGTTCTCATCACGCATCGCTGAATACAACGGTCACCTATCATTGTGAAGAAGGCTATGTGGCAGATGGAGGAAAGGCTACTAGCACTTGCCTAGAAAATGGAACATGGTCTCAGCCATCTCTAAATTGCAGTATGAAATAGAATCTATTTACCATCAATGTcaattttgtttctttgcagGAAAACAATGTCCACTTCCTCCACCCAAGCCTGAAGAGCTATCGTTTAGGGGAACCTGGAGGAATATAACCGCTCTCTATGCCTGTCCCTATGGAAAGGGTCCTATGCATCAATTAATATTATGCGGAGAAGATGGTCAATGGATTGAGAATTTTGAACCATGTGAAGGTGTGAAACACACTACTGGTAATTGTACTATATATACTATATATTGTGTTTTTTTAACAGTTCTCTTCTGCCCTAACGTTTTCTTGCCTTTGCCCCCGTTGACTCTATCAATTgaggaaaacgagaacgttATTGGAAGCAAAAGGAATTACAGTTGCAATGACAGATGCTACAAACTGCATGGAAAGGCAAGTCAGACAtgcgtttattcattagaCAGACGCCATGCTGTTTGGTCTTCTGAAGTACCAACGTGTCAAAGTAACGTTTGTCATTTCCAGATAGTCGAGTtacgaattttttattgcagAAATTGAATGCCACCTGGCTCCTATCCTAAGCTTTGCTACTTCAACCGTGGATTCAACAACATGTGGAGGAACAGCCACTTATAAGTGTGTGGAAGGCTACGAAATGGTTGGCAGCCCAAACGTAACTTGTTCAACAAATGGCCAATGGGTAGAAAGGCCTTCTTGCGAACGTGAGTTCTTGATAACCTTGAAGGCGGTTTATAATATATTTCTTTACACAATAGCCGTTAGTTGTCCTTCTCCAGTTAAAGGCTCAGCTCAGCTCCAGACTAACAGCTCTGATTTCACGTATTCAACCGTAATTCAGTTCAGTTGCAAGTCCAGGGTGAGAGTTGTTGTGGGAAGTAAAACAAGCCAATGTTTATCAAATGGAACGTGGTCACATGAGCCTCCAAAGTGCAAACGTAAGGCCAATCGTGCGAGAGATGGAACAGttagaaatatttttattagggCCATTCTGTATATTCAAGCCACGTTTATTGCTAAACATGGTTGTGGAATTTGAAGATAACAAGAACGAGACAAAGATTTATGCTGACGGCAGGAAAGTTAAATTTTCTTGCAAAGAAGGCTACGAACTTGACGGCCAACAAATAGTCAACTGTACGTCAAATGGAATCTCAATTATTGGGCAGTGGAATTCACCTTTTCCTACTTGCAAAAGTATTTATACGCATGAACTATGAAGAAAGCTGTTTGTTTACCTTGTTGACTTTAGAAATTACTTGTGGAGATGAATCGctcttgcttcaaaacttGAAACGAGTCAATGACATGGGGACTGAATACAATGCTACAGCGATCTATAAATGTGATACAGGCTATAATCCCAAAACTCTACAGAAATTTAGATGTGGGTTAAAAGGAACGTGGGAAGCAGTGAAAAAACAAGAAGAGTGTTCACGTACTGTTATTAAAACGGACTAAACCATAAAACACTaacttttcttttagctgtTGACTGTGGAAAACCTAATGATCCTCTCAATGGATATCATAAAAAGCTCTCTGAATACACATTCAAGGTTGAAGTAGAATTTGCTTGCTACCATGGATACAAGCTTAAAGGACAAAACACGTCTATTTGTAAAGCAGCAGGGAACTGGAAACCTCCGTCTCCACCAAAATGCAAAGgtagaaaatcaattaagTTTACGTCATGCtaactaattagaaaatttTAGTGATGAGGTGCTCTGAGTTGGATCCACCTGAGTTTGGAGCAGTTCAATTAGAAGGACGAAACGTAAACGACACGGCAAAATTCATGTGCAATAGCGGTTATGATTTGGTTGGAAATGAAACTTTGACTTGCAAAGTTATCAATAAAGGCGCTTCGTGGTCTCATGTACCTCCAACGTGTAAACGTAAGgttgttctttttctatttacaAAGTTCTGAATTCCTTTTTGTGTAGCTAAAACATGCATCAGACCACGTGTGCCTGGAAATGGGACAGTAATTGGAGAAGACTTTCACTATCCAAACACAATTGAATTTAGATGCAATCAGGGATACGTACTTACTCCTGCGCCGAAGTCGGTTTGGAAATGCAGCGAAAACGGAAAGTGGAAAGATAATGATAAAAGAGAGGCGAAGTTTCCAACTTGTGAACGTAAGTTTCAAAGTTAGCTATTACATATGATTTAAACTACGTGCACATTTAGCTGTCAACTGCGGCGAACCTTTAATAGTTCGTAATGGGGAATATATAGGAAAAGAATTCACTTTtggcaaaaaaattacctATGAGTGCAATCCTGGGTTTAAACGAAGTGCCTGGGTACAATCGACATGTCTTTACACTGGCAACTGGTCTTTACCTCCAACACAGTGTTCACGTAACAAAGAGAACTTATTCAATTAGTAACATGTTGTCAAAAGTGTCTTTAGAGATATACTGCCCGTATTTGAGTGCACCTGATAATGGAAGAACTGAATTTTCCGCCGGCCTCAGTTTCGGTTCAGTTGGGACAATTTCGTGTAACCCTGGCCATGACATCACGATTAACAACGAAAAAGCGAATGTAGAAACTGTGCAACTCAAATGCGAACAAGAAGGCAAACAAGAAGAAGCTAGAGGAGACTGGAGGGGAACGTTGACTTCACAATCTCCCACATGCCAACGTAAATAAAAACGACCATTTACACAGCGTTAACAATTAAAAGCACTCTATTTATAGCTAAGGATTGCGGTCCTTTGCCTGATATTCCAAATGGGAAAGTGGCCTTCATTCCAAACACGTTTTATCCTGGAAAAGCACACTACTCATGCGACGCCGGTTTCCAGATAGCtgaaggagaaaatgaagTTAGATGCTGTGAAACGAACGGCATTTGGGAGGGTATCGAGCCCCACTGCGAACGTAAGAACAATTAAAAAAGTATTAGTAAAAGTctccattttctttctagataAGTGTGCCACTAAGATTTGCCCTTCGTATCAACTGtgcaaattaattaataacgaAGCAACATGCGTGTGCCTGCAGCGAGACAAGTGCTCCTCCGATTACAATCCTGTATGCGGCGATGACGGAAAAAATTACAATAACGAATGTCTGATGAAAGTCGCTGGATGTCTTGCGGGAAATCCGGACATTAGCGTAGCAAAACGAGGAGACTGCAAATACGGTATAATATTTAAAATCCATAATTTATAATGTATGACGTAACTTCAAGGTGGGGTTTGCCTGACCGAAAAGCCGGCTCCACCAGAGAGAAATCCGTGTCGCGGCTTCTTTACTCGATACTACTATGATTACACTAGAGGCGAGTGCAAATCGTTTCAGTATGGAGGATGTTTTGAAGGAAGAAACAGCTTCGTTTCCAGAAAGAAGTGCGAAGACACGTGCAAGCGTATGTCTTATAGAACTCGCCAATGAGACTTTgtagtgaattttttttctaattagcGGATCCTTGTGGACTGGAAAAGGATCCTGGTCTTTGCTCCGGAAGAGAAGAGCGTTGGTACTACAATAGCGTGACTAAAAGATGCGAACGGTTTGAGTATACCGGTTGCTTtggaaatgaaaataattttgtcAATGAAGCAAAATGCTATGAGAGATGTGGAGATTATTCCAGTAAGATTTTAGGAGTACTGAAGGTCAGTAGAGTCTAACtacgtatttaattatttatagaaCCTACTGTGATAACTACTCTTCCTCCTACCACAGCCCCTCCTTCCATAGAAGGTATGAAGTACGGCTAGTGAGTTCTCATTTATTAGAATATTATGTTTTAGAGTGTTGCAATCATACCCTAAAAGGCAATAAAAAGATATGCGAAGAAAGCAAATACGGTTAGCCGCTGGGTTGAAAACTCTGATGTTTTTGGCTGCataatcatttatttatttatttattttggcAGTGGTTGCTGCAAAAATTGTGAGAGTAGTAAAGTCTAAGGAGGGCTTCGCAAAATATGAGATAAAGGTCACTGACGTTGTGAAGGGAAAAAGGAAGGGAGAACTGTGGGATGTGACCAGCCTAGAAATTTGTCGAGTTGGCAAGTGTTCGACCATTCTTTGCCCCGAGTTTGGTGTGGGTCACAAATTTCTTGTGGGTGGTAAAGCGCAACGGAATAAAGTAATTCACCTTGATAGAAAGGACAATTATCTAAAGCCATTTGCAAAGGATAAACGAGATCAGTTGCAAAGAGTTTGCAACTGATCTATTTGTATGTTCTTATTAGAAAACGTCTTCAGTTTTTTCAATGTTTTAGAATACTACTAGAGGCACTGGCATGTGTTTGGATGACTTTCACGTGACTAAGCAAACGACCTCTTTTGTTAGACATGCGCAGTAGCGCTTCTTTTTGGAACTGGCGTCTGTCTTTTCTAGTTCTCTCTCCCCTTTCCGCGTTTATGGTAGGTTCGTGACGTAATGTCGCACGTGTGACCTTTTTATCTGGTCGTGTCTTAGGGGAGTGCACGGTACGGATCTGAGCGAGCTACGCGACGCACGGCTTCGAGATGTTGcgagttttcttctttgttctcATTGCGACTGGAACTGCTATTGGACAGTCTCAGGTGGACGTTCAATGCCATGGCCTCTTGGACTGGACGATCGTAAAACCCAAAGCTCATTTGGGTTCGTCACCTTTTAATTCCCAAACGGTGGCTCTGAATGCAGTTGACGGAGTCGTTCCGGGAAATGGAGAGTTCAATAAATGCGCAATTACAAAAGATTACGGCACGCCAGAGAAGAAATCTCTGACTATTGACCTTCACCGGACTTATCTGATATCATCAATAAAAACGTACCTGAGGCAAAACCATAGAGCTGCCTGGCAGAATGGGCTTAGAGTCTATGTTGGACCAAACAATAATACCCATGAAGGAAATACTCAGTGTGGATTAGCATACACCTACCAAAATGAGAATCATGGACCTGTATTTAACTGTTCGCCTCCAATTAGAGGACGATTTGTATTTCTTCTCAAAAGCGATAACAAGAAATTCGGCGTGCAGGTGTGTGAAGTTGCAGTGAAAGGTGAGCGCCTACTCATTGCATTTCATTTATTAATACTCAGTATTATTTAGTGGTGACGTTTAACCagcttcctcctcttccaaaCGCTTGTTCTCATAACGCATCGTTGAGTACAACAGTCACCTATCATTGTGAAGAAGGCTATGTATCAGATGGAGGAAAGGCCACTAGCATTTGCCTAGAAA is a window of Oscarella lobularis chromosome 20, ooOscLobu1.1, whole genome shotgun sequence DNA encoding:
- the LOC136199041 gene encoding complement decay-accelerating factor-like — its product is MLRVFFFVLIATGTAIGQSQVDVQCHGLLDWTIVKPKAHLGSSPFNSQTVALNAVDGVVPGNGEFNKCAITKDYGTPEKKSLTIDLHRTYLISSIKTYLRQNHRAAWQNGLRVYVGPNNNTHEGNTQCGLAYTYQNENHGPVFNCSPPIRGRFVFLLKSDNKKFGVQVCEVAVKVVTFNQLPPLPNACSHNASLSTTVTYHCEEGYVSDGGKATSICLESGTWSYPSLYCRKPCPLPPFKYKELLLRANFRNMAALYACPYGTVQRYQIRQCGGDGKWIENLEPCEAVDCGKPDDPLYGYHRKLSSYKFKAEVEYACYYGYKLQGERKSLCQSTGNWDSPSPPTCELMRCPGFAPPESGAVQIEGRTVNDTAKFKCNSGYDLVGPETLTCKVINNGASWSHVPPTCKPKKCIRPPHVSVNGKIV